In Holophagales bacterium, one DNA window encodes the following:
- a CDS encoding DUF1501 domain-containing protein has translation MLSFGAGPSFLRRAALATGTSPRRRTLVTLFQRGAMDALAAVPPTGGGELAALRPSLAMSAARSAGAGAVLDLGVGFGFHPALAPWLPFWREGRLAVVHCVGSPDPTRSHFDAQDYMESGTPGRKGTASGWLNRVCGTLGHDATPFRAVATTSALPRSLSGPEPALAIPDLKAFGVRLRGAGGAAAVAGAGFESLYDEASQQLLRDAGRESFDALRLLAERGVANSRPASGASYPASPLGSSLREVAQLVKADVGLEVAFVESGGWDTHVQQGTAQGTFSRRADDLARAVAAFWTDLGARQADVVLMTMTEFGRTVRENGSGGTDHGHGSCLFVLGDRVDGGKVHGRFPGLDLDRLHEGRDLPVTTDFRAVFAGVAAAHLGSCEASVIFPGWSGEPLPLLRPEPAV, from the coding sequence ATGCTCAGCTTCGGCGCGGGTCCATCGTTCCTGCGGCGGGCGGCGCTGGCGACCGGCACGTCGCCCCGCCGTCGCACGCTGGTGACCCTCTTCCAGCGTGGCGCCATGGATGCGCTGGCCGCCGTGCCGCCGACCGGCGGCGGCGAGCTCGCGGCGCTGCGGCCGTCGCTGGCGATGAGCGCGGCCCGCAGTGCCGGTGCGGGTGCGGTGCTCGATCTCGGCGTGGGCTTCGGCTTCCACCCTGCTCTTGCTCCCTGGTTGCCGTTCTGGCGTGAAGGTCGCCTGGCGGTGGTGCACTGCGTCGGCTCACCCGACCCGACGCGCTCGCACTTCGACGCCCAGGACTACATGGAGAGTGGTACGCCCGGGCGCAAGGGGACCGCCTCGGGCTGGCTCAATCGTGTCTGCGGCACGCTGGGGCACGACGCGACGCCGTTTCGCGCCGTCGCCACGACCTCGGCCCTGCCGCGATCGCTCTCCGGTCCCGAGCCGGCGCTCGCGATCCCCGATCTGAAGGCCTTCGGCGTGCGTCTCCGTGGAGCGGGAGGCGCCGCGGCGGTCGCCGGAGCCGGCTTCGAGTCGCTCTACGACGAGGCGTCGCAGCAGCTTCTGCGCGATGCCGGACGCGAGAGCTTCGACGCGCTCCGCCTCCTTGCCGAGCGTGGCGTCGCGAATTCCCGCCCGGCCTCCGGTGCGAGCTATCCGGCGAGTCCGCTCGGCAGCTCGCTGCGCGAGGTCGCGCAACTCGTCAAGGCGGACGTCGGGCTCGAGGTGGCGTTCGTCGAATCCGGAGGGTGGGATACCCACGTGCAACAGGGCACCGCGCAAGGGACGTTCTCCCGCCGGGCCGACGACCTTGCGCGAGCGGTGGCGGCGTTCTGGACCGACCTCGGGGCGCGACAGGCCGACGTCGTCCTGATGACGATGACCGAGTTCGGACGAACGGTGCGCGAGAACGGTTCCGGTGGTACCGACCACGGTCACGGCTCCTGTCTCTTCGTGCTCGGCGACCGGGTCGACGGCGGCAAGGTCCATGGGCGCTTTCCGGGGCTCGATCTCGATCGGCTCCACGAGGGGCGGGACCTGCCGGTGACGACCGATTTTCGCGCTGTCTTCGCCGGGGTGGCTGCGGCTCACCTCGGCTCGTGCGAGGCGAGCGTGATCTTCCCCGGCTGGTCGGGAGAGCCGCTGCCGCTGCTGCGGCCGGAGCCTGCTGTCTAG
- a CDS encoding DUF1800 family protein, which translates to MRRFFFTLPGLMLLFSTPARTGDGSVPLRLPWREAGLSERAAAAHLLDRLAYGARPGEVDRVVSMGLEAWVERQLAADLPEVALAADLARYDTLRMPARQIAETFPSPGRLLARARAAGVVSGERARPSAPSAGESAGVAAPASGTPAPDSAEREQRRKVLEWARAQGYRSQRELAAQLLGQRVFRAVAAENQLAERLTDFWFNHLTVSMSDNEARSWILAYERDAIRPHVFGSFRELLEASAKHPAMLVYLDNDRSVAAEGQPTTLGQELGGRFVAGRLGGDVAPRGGRSGGAFGGRGGPMGLRGGESRSGRIGFGAPTHAASRGQAADRPGRPRGLNENYARELLELHTLGVDGGYAQEDVVEVARALTGWSIVPLERGAGAEPRRFGARTGQANGREALGRGRFVVDGDFLFRADSHDAAAKRVLGHTLPAGRGIEDGEAVLDLVAFHPATARHLAAKLAVRFVADDPPASLVDRLAATFTASGGDLRATVRALVESPEFWSAAARRQKIKSPLEVVASALRASGARVEDPRGAIEWIARMGQPLYASPAPTGFGDRAETWVASGSLLARMNFGLALAAGRVGGVRLDLASLAGGSAPTSADGALAAYAPLFLPERDVAETIARLTPLLEDPDLPGKLAERAATDGESGAASDGEVAALFGFASRPGRRSAGGEWLDAPSRSAPVAPPSIAASVAGLILGSPEFQRR; encoded by the coding sequence ATGCGCCGATTCTTCTTCACCCTCCCCGGTCTGATGCTCCTCTTCAGCACTCCGGCGCGAACCGGCGACGGCTCGGTGCCGCTCCGCCTGCCGTGGCGCGAAGCCGGCCTCTCCGAACGCGCCGCCGCAGCCCATCTGCTCGACCGGTTGGCCTATGGGGCGCGGCCCGGCGAGGTCGATCGCGTGGTGTCGATGGGCCTCGAGGCCTGGGTCGAGCGGCAACTCGCAGCGGATCTCCCGGAAGTTGCCCTGGCGGCCGACCTCGCCCGCTACGACACCCTCCGGATGCCGGCACGGCAGATCGCCGAGACCTTCCCGAGCCCGGGGCGCCTGCTCGCGCGGGCACGAGCCGCCGGCGTGGTTTCGGGAGAGCGAGCGCGCCCGAGCGCTCCCTCGGCCGGCGAGTCCGCGGGCGTTGCCGCGCCGGCTTCCGGCACGCCGGCCCCCGACTCGGCGGAGCGCGAGCAGCGGCGGAAGGTCCTCGAGTGGGCGCGAGCGCAGGGCTACCGCTCGCAGCGCGAGCTCGCCGCGCAGTTGCTCGGGCAGCGGGTCTTTCGTGCGGTCGCGGCGGAGAACCAGCTCGCCGAGCGGCTCACCGACTTCTGGTTCAACCATCTGACGGTCTCGATGAGCGACAACGAAGCGAGATCCTGGATTCTCGCCTACGAGCGCGACGCGATCCGGCCGCATGTCTTCGGGAGCTTCCGGGAGCTGCTCGAGGCTTCGGCGAAGCACCCGGCGATGCTGGTCTACCTCGACAACGACCGTTCGGTCGCGGCGGAAGGTCAGCCGACGACGCTCGGACAGGAGCTCGGCGGACGCTTCGTCGCGGGGCGCCTCGGTGGCGACGTCGCACCGCGTGGCGGGAGGAGCGGCGGGGCGTTCGGCGGACGTGGTGGACCGATGGGCCTGCGGGGCGGTGAGTCGAGGAGCGGGCGTATCGGGTTCGGCGCTCCGACTCACGCGGCGAGCCGGGGGCAAGCGGCGGACCGGCCGGGACGGCCGCGGGGGCTCAACGAGAACTACGCTCGCGAGCTGCTCGAGCTGCATACGCTCGGCGTGGATGGTGGCTACGCTCAAGAAGACGTCGTCGAGGTCGCCAGGGCCTTGACCGGTTGGTCGATCGTTCCGCTCGAGCGTGGCGCCGGGGCCGAGCCTCGCCGGTTCGGGGCTCGGACCGGTCAGGCGAACGGACGTGAAGCGCTGGGGCGTGGCCGGTTCGTGGTGGACGGCGACTTCCTCTTCCGCGCCGACTCCCACGACGCGGCCGCCAAGCGCGTTCTCGGTCACACCCTGCCGGCCGGGCGCGGGATCGAAGACGGGGAAGCGGTCCTCGACCTCGTCGCCTTCCACCCGGCGACGGCTCGTCACCTCGCCGCGAAGCTCGCCGTGCGATTCGTCGCCGACGATCCTCCCGCCTCGTTGGTCGACCGGCTGGCGGCGACGTTCACGGCAAGCGGCGGCGATCTGCGGGCGACGGTGCGCGCGCTGGTCGAATCGCCGGAGTTCTGGAGCGCCGCGGCGCGACGGCAGAAGATCAAGTCGCCGCTCGAGGTCGTGGCCTCGGCATTGCGCGCCAGTGGGGCCCGCGTCGAGGATCCGCGCGGTGCCATCGAGTGGATCGCTCGCATGGGGCAGCCGCTCTATGCCAGCCCGGCGCCGACCGGTTTCGGCGACCGCGCCGAGACCTGGGTGGCCAGCGGCTCGCTGCTCGCGCGGATGAACTTCGGCCTGGCGCTCGCTGCCGGACGCGTCGGAGGTGTGCGGCTCGACCTCGCTTCTCTCGCGGGAGGATCCGCCCCGACGTCGGCCGACGGGGCGCTGGCGGCCTATGCGCCGCTCTTCCTGCCGGAACGCGACGTCGCCGAAACGATCGCGCGTCTCACGCCGCTGCTCGAGGATCCGGATCTGCCCGGGAAGCTCGCCGAACGCGCCGCGACCGACGGCGAGTCGGGAGCGGCGAGCGATGGCGAGGTCGCCGCGCTCTTCGGCTTCGCGTCGCGACCCGGACGCCGCTCCGCCGGGGGCGAGTGGCTCGACGCGCCGTCGCGTTCCGCGCCGGTCGCGCCGCCTTCGATCGCCGCGAGCGTCGCGGGGCTGATCCTCGGGTCGCCCGAATTTCAACGTCGTTGA
- a CDS encoding DUF4442 domain-containing protein, whose translation MSADLRPPRPGPQRTQRWKLSLLNVFPPYLGAGVRVRRLADDPLVFESTMRLRWWNRNYFATHFGGSLYSLCDPFFALILVEALGPHEFIVWDKAAAVRFRRPGTGTVRARFAIPRERIEEIRTAALAAEKVEPQFTVQVLDEQDRVVAEVDKLLHVRHRRRFAATDATADSAPTVADPS comes from the coding sequence ATGTCTGCCGACCTCCGCCCCCCGAGGCCCGGACCCCAGCGAACGCAGCGCTGGAAGCTCAGCCTCCTGAATGTCTTTCCTCCCTATCTCGGCGCCGGAGTGCGCGTCCGCCGCCTTGCCGACGACCCGCTGGTCTTCGAGTCGACGATGAGGTTGCGGTGGTGGAACCGCAACTACTTCGCCACGCACTTCGGTGGGTCGCTCTACAGCCTGTGCGACCCGTTCTTCGCGTTGATCCTCGTCGAAGCGCTCGGGCCGCACGAGTTCATCGTCTGGGACAAGGCGGCAGCCGTGCGTTTCCGTCGACCCGGCACCGGCACCGTCCGTGCCCGCTTCGCCATCCCGCGCGAACGGATCGAGGAGATCCGCACCGCGGCGCTCGCTGCCGAGAAGGTGGAGCCGCAGTTCACCGTCCAGGTGCTCGACGAGCAGGACCGCGTCGTCGCCGAGGTCGACAAGCTCCTCCACGTTCGCCACCGGCGCCGGTTCGCCGCCACCGACGCCACCGCCGACTCGGCACCGACGGTTGCCGATCCATCCTGA
- a CDS encoding S9 family peptidase gives MRLLDSPFTLFLLAAVLLPGALAAGDHPVPPTTRKVDQKDNLHGVEVADPYRWLEQDVREAPEVASWVEAQNRVTFGYLEKLPQRTAIRRRLAELWDFARVSTPVKRGGRYFFSRNDGLQNQSVLFVQESLAEPPRLLLDPNSWSKDGTVALVGFAPSRDGRFLAYGVAEAGSDWTTFRVLDVDSGAPLADEVRWTKFSDAAWAGDGSGFFYSRYPEPKPGAAFQSLNTQMTVCFHRLGSSQSEDVVVFERPDHPDWGFGNTVTEDGRYLVITTWIGTDARHAIFVRDLAEPLSGAVELVSGFEHEYTLVGSDGPTLYFKTDLDAPRGRLIAIDLRHPARELWREILPQQTATLASVDDLGRMFVATFLEDAASRVRCYARDGKLLRELTLDGIGSVGGFSGRSDDTETFFTFTSFTTPATVYRLDLATGEKRVFFAPKVAFDPTAFVVRQVFVPSKDGTRVPVFLVHRKGLKLDGSNPTLLYGYGGFNVSLTPYFSVPTAVWLEMGGVYAQANLRGGGEYGEPWHRAGTKLQKQNVFDDFIAAAEWLVANRVTRRDKLAISGASNGGLLVGAAMTQRPELFGAALPAVGVMDMLRFHRFTAGRFWVDDYGSAEDPAEFKALYAYSPYHNLRRGTAYPATLVTTADTDDRVVPGHSFKFAAALQEAQAGPAPVLIRIETRAGHGGGKPVAKQIEESADEWSFLAANLGITLPPSFASPAAKR, from the coding sequence ATGCGCCTTCTCGACTCGCCGTTCACCCTCTTCCTGCTCGCCGCGGTTCTCCTGCCCGGCGCTCTCGCCGCCGGCGACCATCCGGTTCCGCCGACCACGCGGAAGGTCGACCAGAAGGACAACCTGCACGGCGTGGAGGTCGCCGATCCCTACCGCTGGCTCGAACAGGACGTCCGCGAAGCTCCCGAGGTGGCGAGCTGGGTCGAGGCCCAGAACCGCGTGACGTTCGGATACCTCGAGAAGCTGCCGCAACGAACGGCGATCCGCCGCCGGCTCGCCGAGCTCTGGGACTTCGCGCGCGTCTCCACGCCGGTCAAGCGCGGGGGCCGCTACTTCTTCTCGCGAAACGACGGGCTGCAGAACCAGTCGGTCCTCTTCGTGCAGGAGTCGCTCGCCGAGCCGCCGCGCCTCCTGCTCGACCCCAACAGCTGGTCGAAGGACGGCACGGTGGCGCTCGTCGGCTTCGCGCCGAGCCGCGACGGACGCTTTCTCGCCTACGGCGTCGCCGAGGCCGGATCGGACTGGACCACGTTTCGCGTCCTCGACGTCGACAGCGGCGCGCCGCTCGCCGACGAGGTCCGCTGGACCAAGTTCTCCGACGCCGCCTGGGCCGGCGACGGCAGCGGCTTTTTCTACAGCCGCTACCCCGAGCCGAAGCCCGGCGCCGCTTTCCAGAGCCTGAACACCCAGATGACGGTCTGCTTCCACCGGCTCGGCTCGTCGCAGAGCGAAGACGTCGTGGTCTTCGAGCGACCGGATCACCCGGACTGGGGCTTCGGCAACACCGTCACCGAAGACGGTCGCTACCTGGTGATCACCACCTGGATCGGCACCGACGCCCGTCACGCCATCTTCGTGCGCGACCTCGCCGAGCCCCTCTCCGGCGCCGTCGAGCTCGTCTCCGGCTTCGAGCACGAGTACACCCTCGTCGGGAGCGACGGTCCAACGCTCTACTTCAAGACCGATCTCGACGCCCCGCGGGGGCGGCTGATCGCCATCGACCTGCGCCACCCGGCGCGCGAGCTCTGGCGCGAGATCCTGCCGCAACAGACGGCGACCCTCGCTTCGGTCGACGATCTCGGCCGGATGTTCGTCGCCACCTTCCTCGAGGACGCGGCGAGCCGCGTGCGCTGCTACGCGCGTGACGGCAAGCTGCTGCGCGAGCTCACCCTCGACGGCATCGGATCGGTCGGCGGCTTTTCCGGGCGCAGCGACGACACCGAGACGTTCTTCACCTTCACCAGCTTCACCACCCCGGCCACGGTCTATCGGCTCGATCTCGCAACCGGCGAGAAGCGCGTCTTCTTCGCCCCGAAGGTGGCCTTCGACCCGACGGCCTTCGTCGTCCGGCAGGTCTTCGTCCCCTCGAAGGACGGGACCCGCGTGCCGGTGTTCCTCGTCCACCGCAAGGGACTCAAGCTCGACGGCAGCAACCCGACGCTCCTTTACGGATACGGCGGCTTCAACGTGTCGCTCACTCCGTACTTCTCGGTGCCGACAGCGGTCTGGCTGGAGATGGGCGGAGTGTACGCCCAGGCCAACCTGCGCGGCGGCGGCGAGTACGGCGAGCCCTGGCATCGCGCCGGCACCAAGCTGCAGAAGCAGAACGTCTTCGACGACTTCATCGCGGCCGCCGAGTGGCTCGTCGCCAACCGGGTTACCCGGCGCGACAAGCTCGCCATCTCCGGGGCCAGCAACGGCGGTCTTCTCGTCGGTGCGGCGATGACCCAGCGCCCGGAGCTCTTCGGCGCCGCGCTGCCGGCCGTCGGCGTGATGGACATGTTGCGCTTCCACCGTTTCACCGCCGGCCGCTTCTGGGTCGACGACTATGGCTCGGCCGAGGACCCCGCGGAGTTCAAGGCGCTCTACGCCTATTCGCCCTACCACAACCTGCGCCGGGGGACGGCGTACCCTGCCACCCTGGTGACCACCGCCGATACCGACGACCGGGTCGTCCCCGGTCACAGCTTCAAGTTCGCCGCCGCGCTCCAGGAGGCGCAGGCCGGGCCGGCACCGGTGCTGATCCGCATCGAAACCCGCGCCGGCCACGGCGGAGGCAAGCCGGTCGCCAAGCAGATCGAGGAATCCGCCGACGAGTGGTCCTTCCTCGCCGCCAACCTCGGGATCACGCTGCCACCGTCGTTCGCCTCTCCGGCGGCGAAACGCTGA